A part of Maridesulfovibrio hydrothermalis AM13 = DSM 14728 genomic DNA contains:
- a CDS encoding HAMP domain-containing sensor histidine kinase: MKFSIKTKLFIAVCVTAAICVSLPLGFAYYLLKADLAADAQSIARQKLELTKRLYLKSDGKSIKARIAAVSNMLGEEVGFISSSGKMLATTLWADESWNLSRSEIRAAKVDGTGFHIQQSPDENLSSIYCAIKVSNHLDAPEGYLIIKESLSTLNERIGMISKVFFWAIPAVALLCYGVIRFVTLHLSSSVKSMVRTAEAVGQGNYKRRIRNFPDKEFIQLAKSINWMAERIDEHVTIITSQKNKIQAVLNGMWDGVMVMDCNCRIQSVNRKLINIFPGAEKGLDRSPLEIIPSPELQDACAEVVSPEGPEAKTVQLVLPTGHIYDVNIVRSPHTVEPGQGPGAIAVFHDISKIKRLETMRQDFVANVSHELRTPLTSIKGYAETLLNEPAPPENIQKSFLETIEKNANHMCKIVDDLLNLSRLESGKEQGHFIPLDPMIALSNAWQACCALAEKRNVKLVAAINKNQFKVQADPDQLMQLFRNLLENAIKYGPENKPVVVNHLVEGDRLKFTVQDEGIGIPAIDQPRIFERFYSVEKFRRNEFGSTGLGLAISRHIVSNHGGKIEVQSPPEGCPRGAAFIFTLPLAKKSA, from the coding sequence GTGAAATTTTCAATCAAAACCAAACTCTTTATCGCGGTATGTGTAACCGCTGCTATTTGCGTCAGCCTTCCCCTTGGATTTGCCTATTACCTCCTGAAAGCGGATCTGGCTGCTGATGCGCAAAGTATTGCCCGCCAGAAACTTGAACTGACCAAACGCCTCTACCTTAAAAGTGATGGCAAAAGTATTAAAGCCAGAATTGCAGCTGTTTCAAATATGCTTGGCGAAGAAGTCGGGTTTATTTCAAGCAGCGGAAAAATGCTTGCCACAACTTTATGGGCAGATGAAAGCTGGAATCTGAGCCGCTCTGAAATAAGAGCCGCAAAGGTTGACGGCACAGGTTTTCATATTCAGCAAAGCCCTGATGAAAACCTGAGTTCCATCTACTGTGCCATCAAGGTGAGCAACCATCTGGATGCCCCTGAAGGCTACCTCATCATCAAGGAATCTCTTTCGACCTTAAACGAAAGAATAGGTATGATCAGCAAAGTTTTTTTCTGGGCCATACCTGCTGTTGCGCTGCTTTGTTACGGAGTCATACGCTTTGTAACCCTGCATCTTTCCTCTTCCGTAAAATCTATGGTCCGAACCGCAGAAGCTGTAGGGCAAGGAAACTACAAGCGCAGAATCAGAAATTTTCCGGATAAAGAATTCATTCAACTGGCCAAATCCATTAACTGGATGGCTGAAAGAATTGATGAACACGTAACCATCATCACCAGTCAGAAAAATAAAATTCAGGCTGTCCTTAACGGCATGTGGGACGGAGTCATGGTTATGGATTGCAACTGCCGCATCCAAAGCGTGAACCGGAAACTCATTAATATTTTCCCCGGAGCAGAAAAAGGTCTGGACCGCAGCCCTCTGGAAATCATCCCCAGTCCGGAGCTTCAGGATGCCTGTGCAGAAGTAGTCTCACCCGAAGGGCCGGAAGCAAAAACAGTTCAACTGGTATTACCCACCGGTCATATATATGACGTAAATATTGTCCGCTCCCCCCACACCGTGGAACCGGGACAGGGACCGGGGGCCATTGCAGTCTTTCATGATATCAGTAAAATTAAACGGCTTGAAACCATGCGTCAGGATTTTGTAGCCAATGTTTCTCATGAGCTTAGAACTCCTCTCACATCTATTAAAGGCTACGCCGAAACCCTGCTCAATGAGCCTGCCCCGCCGGAAAATATCCAAAAATCTTTTCTGGAGACAATAGAAAAAAATGCCAACCACATGTGCAAAATCGTGGATGACCTGCTTAATCTCTCCAGACTTGAAAGCGGAAAAGAGCAGGGACACTTCATCCCCCTAGACCCGATGATAGCCCTTTCAAATGCATGGCAGGCATGCTGTGCACTAGCGGAAAAACGCAATGTTAAACTGGTGGCGGCCATAAATAAAAATCAATTCAAAGTTCAAGCAGACCCGGATCAACTCATGCAGCTTTTTAGAAACCTGCTTGAAAATGCCATCAAATATGGCCCCGAGAACAAGCCTGTCGTTGTAAATCATCTAGTCGAAGGCGACAGGCTGAAGTTCACCGTGCAGGATGAAGGGATAGGTATACCGGCAATAGACCAGCCGCGTATATTTGAAAGGTTTTATTCTGTGGAGAAATTCCGCCGCAACGAATTCGGATCAACAGGTCTCGGGCTGGCCATTTCCCGCCATATTGTATCTAATCACGGCGGTAAAATAGAAGTTCAAAGCCCCCCCGAAGGATGCCCCCGGGGCGCAGCCTTTATTTTCACCCTGCCTCTCGCAAAAAAATCTGCATAA
- a CDS encoding response regulator — protein sequence MADLSMLELFRMEAESHTQTLRSGLPELSDALSQEKIHPLIHAANGLRGAARIVGLADAVSLAQAMETVLEEFQNGNLTASSGLIPPLLAGTEFLASLGAEEAANMESWMDENKETFESILNSLKNRDAVPEDAATPDLDKIKTPAPADTDAAKEFKNPPKPKTEQMPEPVTQAVEPKLEINESSSPARTEKEDIPLADLSMLDLFRMEAESHSQSLNSGLLELEKNQSADKVEPLMRAAHSMKGAARIVGLTDAVALAHAMEDLLVSCQKGEVVLNSTQIDILLSATDIYKEASLIDTDEIQEFLAEKKPLMDNMEKALRGDKIAVKEVCSEVCPNGMSKKLLTSEELIQDAEPAADPTPKPTPAQSKKTNTAPQKDAVVRVSAENLNRLMALAGESLVEAGRLGSFASSLLRIKGRQRDLMKSLEEGCERVINGDSPADVLDELKEVLADCQLQLVKHVNEFDLYRRRSDNVSGRLYHEVIASRMRPFSDGGRGFPRLVRDLARSLGKEIDFVIEGAATSVDRDILEKLEAPMNHLIRNSVDHGIEMADERVAAGKPARGTIKIVAGHRAGMLFIEIHDDGKGLDPEQIRAKVIEKGLAPARMAAEMTRAELMEFLFLPGFSTAGKVTEISGRGVGLDVVHAMVQEVGGTVRAESNPGQGMSFSLQLPLTLSVIRTLLVEISGQPYAIPLSRISRIASVFPDQLQLVEDRQYISLNGANVGLVPAAQILGAASFSTDKEVLKVVVISDRMNKYGLVIDDFIGEQDLVVRPLDHRLGAVPDVSSVALMPDGSPVLILDAEDLVRSIDNLLSGGRLNKVGVDATEAAQAQKILVVDDSLTVREVERKLLANYGYDVDTAVDGQDGFNAVLAGDYDLVITDVDMPRMNGLELTRRIKADPDMKSIPVMMVSYKDRKEDKLRGLEAGADYYLTKSSFHDETLLSAVEDLIGGVTK from the coding sequence ATGGCTGATCTCTCCATGCTGGAACTTTTTCGAATGGAGGCAGAAAGTCATACCCAGACACTGAGGTCAGGACTTCCTGAACTTTCCGATGCACTTTCACAAGAAAAGATACACCCCCTTATCCATGCGGCAAACGGGCTTAGAGGCGCGGCCCGCATTGTGGGACTCGCTGATGCGGTAAGCCTTGCTCAAGCTATGGAAACAGTGCTTGAGGAATTCCAAAACGGAAACTTGACCGCTTCATCCGGCTTGATCCCCCCCCTGCTCGCGGGGACTGAATTTCTAGCTTCTCTCGGAGCTGAGGAAGCTGCAAATATGGAAAGCTGGATGGATGAAAACAAAGAAACCTTTGAATCCATACTAAACAGCCTCAAAAATCGGGACGCTGTACCTGAAGACGCTGCCACACCTGATCTGGATAAAATTAAAACTCCTGCTCCGGCCGATACTGATGCTGCCAAAGAATTTAAAAATCCGCCTAAACCAAAAACGGAACAGATGCCGGAACCTGTCACACAGGCAGTGGAACCAAAGCTGGAAATTAATGAATCATCAAGTCCGGCCCGGACTGAAAAAGAAGATATACCTTTAGCAGATCTATCCATGCTCGACCTTTTCCGCATGGAAGCTGAAAGCCACTCCCAGTCCCTGAACTCAGGGCTGCTCGAACTGGAGAAAAATCAGTCTGCCGACAAAGTTGAACCGCTCATGCGCGCTGCCCATTCTATGAAAGGAGCAGCACGCATCGTAGGCCTTACTGACGCCGTGGCCCTTGCTCATGCCATGGAGGATCTGCTTGTTTCCTGCCAAAAAGGCGAAGTTGTTTTAAATTCCACTCAGATTGATATTCTGCTTTCAGCGACGGATATCTACAAAGAAGCCTCCCTCATTGATACCGATGAAATCCAAGAATTTCTGGCAGAAAAAAAGCCGCTCATGGACAACATGGAAAAGGCTTTGCGCGGAGACAAAATTGCAGTCAAAGAGGTCTGTTCCGAAGTTTGTCCAAATGGAATGTCAAAAAAGCTGCTGACCTCCGAAGAACTGATTCAAGACGCGGAGCCGGCAGCAGATCCAACTCCCAAACCGACACCTGCACAATCAAAAAAAACAAACACAGCTCCGCAGAAAGATGCCGTGGTCCGGGTTTCCGCCGAAAATCTCAACAGACTCATGGCCCTTGCCGGAGAAAGTCTGGTGGAGGCCGGACGGCTTGGTTCTTTTGCCTCTTCTTTATTACGAATCAAGGGCAGGCAGCGTGACCTGATGAAATCGCTTGAAGAGGGTTGCGAACGTGTCATAAACGGTGATTCTCCTGCCGATGTTCTTGATGAATTGAAAGAAGTTCTTGCCGATTGCCAGTTGCAACTAGTCAAGCATGTCAACGAATTTGACCTATATCGCAGACGCTCAGATAATGTTTCGGGCAGACTTTATCATGAAGTAATAGCCAGTCGCATGCGTCCATTTTCCGATGGTGGACGCGGCTTCCCGCGCCTGGTCCGCGACCTTGCCAGATCATTGGGTAAAGAAATAGATTTTGTCATTGAAGGAGCAGCCACATCGGTGGACCGTGATATTTTAGAAAAGCTGGAAGCTCCCATGAATCATCTGATCAGAAATTCCGTAGACCACGGCATTGAGATGGCGGATGAACGTGTGGCAGCCGGAAAACCTGCCAGAGGAACTATCAAAATTGTTGCCGGACACCGGGCAGGAATGCTTTTCATTGAAATTCACGATGATGGTAAAGGACTTGATCCAGAACAGATCAGAGCCAAGGTCATTGAAAAAGGGTTAGCACCGGCCCGCATGGCCGCAGAGATGACCCGCGCCGAGCTGATGGAGTTCTTGTTTCTGCCCGGTTTTTCCACTGCCGGAAAAGTCACTGAAATATCGGGACGCGGCGTCGGGCTGGATGTGGTTCATGCAATGGTACAGGAAGTGGGCGGAACTGTCCGTGCAGAATCAAATCCCGGACAAGGCATGTCCTTTTCTTTGCAGCTTCCGTTGACTCTTTCGGTCATCCGCACTTTGCTGGTGGAAATTTCAGGACAGCCTTACGCCATACCGCTGAGCCGCATCAGCCGTATCGCTTCAGTTTTTCCTGATCAGCTGCAACTTGTTGAAGACCGTCAGTATATTTCCTTAAACGGAGCCAATGTAGGACTTGTTCCCGCAGCCCAGATTCTGGGAGCAGCTTCTTTCTCCACCGACAAAGAGGTGCTCAAAGTGGTCGTAATCAGTGACCGTATGAATAAATACGGGCTGGTCATCGATGATTTTATCGGTGAGCAGGATTTAGTTGTCCGGCCCCTTGATCATCGTCTCGGCGCAGTTCCTGATGTAAGCTCAGTGGCCCTTATGCCGGATGGTTCTCCGGTACTTATCTTAGATGCCGAGGATCTTGTGCGCTCCATCGACAACCTCCTTTCCGGAGGCAGGTTGAACAAAGTGGGAGTTGATGCAACTGAGGCCGCTCAGGCCCAGAAGATTCTTGTAGTTGATGATTCCCTTACCGTCAGAGAAGTGGAACGTAAACTGCTGGCCAACTACGGCTATGACGTAGACACAGCCGTTGACGGGCAGGATGGTTTCAACGCAGTCCTTGCCGGTGATTATGATCTGGTGATCACAGATGTAGATATGCCAAGGATGAACGGACTGGAGCTGACCCGCAGAATCAAAGCTGATCCCGATATGAAATCTATACCGGTGATGATGGTATCCTACAAAGACCGTAAAGAAGATAAACTGCGGGGCCTTGAGGCCGGAGCGGATTATTATCTTACCAAAAGCAGTTTTCATGATGAAACCCTGCTATCGGCAGTTGAAGATCTTATCGGCGGGGTTACAAAGTGA
- a CDS encoding chemotaxis response regulator protein-glutamate methylesterase translates to MRIAIVNDMGIAVEVLKKVITSAGYEIAWIARNGERAIEKCCADVPDIVLMDLNMPVMDGAEATRRIMKKCPCSILVVTASIENNASKVFEAMGAGALDVVATPELGTDGALKGDSNLISKISVLSKLQNNGKHSHIDPKPRLRSRARPPLLAIGSSTGGPSALATLLGDLPEDFPAAIAIVQHVDGQFSENLAQWLDSQTEIKVSLARNGEMLQAGQAVIAPGDTNMLMRPGGTVQITPNSDGNLYVPSVDLFYDSLCCAGFPANSAAVLLTGMGADGAKGLLELKNSGWLTIAQDEKSSVVWGMPGAAVKLNAAREICSINDMARILTRHFNKRFQEKVT, encoded by the coding sequence GTGAGAATAGCAATTGTCAATGATATGGGCATAGCCGTGGAAGTACTCAAAAAGGTCATCACTTCTGCGGGATATGAAATAGCATGGATTGCCCGTAACGGCGAACGCGCTATTGAAAAATGCTGTGCTGATGTGCCGGACATTGTGCTCATGGACCTGAACATGCCGGTCATGGACGGGGCCGAGGCCACCCGCCGGATTATGAAAAAATGCCCCTGCTCCATACTTGTAGTTACCGCAAGCATAGAAAATAATGCTTCCAAAGTTTTTGAAGCAATGGGGGCCGGAGCACTGGACGTGGTAGCCACTCCGGAACTTGGAACTGACGGAGCTTTAAAAGGAGACTCCAATTTAATTTCAAAAATTTCAGTGCTCAGCAAATTACAGAACAACGGCAAACACTCTCACATAGATCCTAAACCCCGTTTACGGTCCAGAGCAAGGCCGCCGCTTCTGGCTATAGGCAGCTCCACGGGAGGACCATCGGCTCTTGCCACACTGCTCGGGGATCTGCCCGAGGATTTTCCGGCTGCAATTGCCATTGTGCAGCACGTGGACGGACAGTTTTCTGAAAATCTGGCCCAATGGCTGGACAGCCAGACTGAGATAAAAGTGTCTCTTGCCCGCAACGGCGAGATGTTACAGGCGGGGCAGGCTGTAATTGCCCCCGGTGATACCAATATGTTGATGAGACCGGGCGGAACAGTGCAGATCACTCCCAATTCCGACGGTAATTTATATGTTCCTTCCGTGGATTTATTTTATGACAGCCTGTGTTGCGCCGGATTTCCAGCCAACTCAGCCGCTGTGCTGTTAACCGGAATGGGAGCAGACGGCGCAAAAGGACTGCTTGAACTTAAAAATTCAGGCTGGCTGACCATTGCTCAGGATGAAAAATCCAGTGTTGTCTGGGGCATGCCCGGAGCAGCGGTCAAACTTAATGCGGCTCGCGAAATATGTTCTATTAATGATATGGCCAGAATCCTGACCAGACATTTTAATAAAAGATTTCAGGAGAAAGTAACATGA
- a CDS encoding GGDEF domain-containing protein, which yields MKRGSRPELLWGFGLNSNEAGKIEDSLGPGFFLRNFSERSLPGEDELESQEKPAATWIPQRVWKELPEARRTAYRNLESTQRILIQDETQKNVDLESVLEDGFLAVVSAPLTSSKVQDALFRAKEISGLYGDLYRMTEEIIMERELLSRKTEQLMFLNTVLSNATERLEVADILGQAVEDLKMLLPVYSVQGAFWDVLATGKHIEAEIFLNPGMMPEVQTEWTEFMIENVVALSGMDVSGYKVAETVNASESRMVYGPAAGKVLALPLISRGDKFGCLVMLCEKNIRLAKDQVSTLNAAVNHLSLALSNALMFNKIRTRADRDGLTRVFNRRSFDERLVEEFKRHQRLNTDLSLLMVDLDHFKLINDTYGHMAGDMVLEKVARLFESTFRSTDFIARYGGEEFVILLPHTNERHAHMLAKRVIKKIAATTMSYQDKSFSVTASIGVSSARPGSFEKNNEIIRKADEALYEAKAQGRNRVVVSSARPKLRIM from the coding sequence ATGAAGAGAGGAAGCAGACCCGAACTGCTTTGGGGGTTCGGTCTTAATAGTAACGAAGCCGGCAAGATTGAGGATTCTCTCGGTCCCGGGTTCTTTTTGAGAAATTTCTCAGAAAGATCACTTCCCGGTGAGGATGAACTGGAAAGTCAGGAAAAGCCTGCCGCTACGTGGATTCCGCAACGGGTATGGAAGGAGCTTCCTGAAGCGCGCCGTACAGCATACCGTAATCTGGAATCAACCCAGCGTATACTTATTCAAGATGAGACTCAGAAAAATGTTGATCTGGAAAGCGTTCTTGAGGACGGGTTTCTTGCAGTGGTAAGCGCACCGCTGACCAGCAGCAAGGTGCAGGACGCCCTGTTCAGAGCCAAGGAAATATCCGGCCTTTACGGTGATTTGTACCGTATGACTGAAGAGATCATTATGGAGCGTGAACTGCTCAGCCGCAAGACCGAGCAGCTGATGTTTCTTAATACAGTGCTTTCAAATGCAACTGAACGTCTTGAGGTGGCTGATATCCTTGGACAGGCCGTTGAAGATCTCAAGATGCTGCTTCCGGTGTATTCTGTACAGGGGGCATTCTGGGATGTTCTTGCGACCGGAAAGCATATTGAAGCAGAAATTTTTCTAAACCCCGGCATGATGCCGGAAGTGCAGACCGAATGGACTGAGTTTATGATCGAAAACGTTGTCGCCCTCAGCGGCATGGATGTTTCCGGTTATAAGGTTGCTGAAACCGTGAATGCGTCTGAAAGCCGGATGGTTTACGGTCCTGCAGCAGGTAAAGTGCTGGCTCTCCCTCTTATTTCACGCGGAGATAAGTTCGGTTGTCTGGTAATGCTTTGCGAAAAGAACATCAGGCTGGCCAAAGATCAGGTTTCCACTCTCAATGCAGCGGTGAACCATCTTTCCCTCGCACTGAGCAATGCTCTCATGTTTAATAAGATCAGAACCCGCGCCGACCGTGACGGACTGACCAGAGTTTTCAACCGCCGCAGTTTTGATGAAAGGCTTGTGGAAGAGTTTAAGCGTCATCAGCGTCTTAATACTGATTTGTCACTGCTTATGGTTGATCTGGATCACTTCAAGCTTATCAATGATACCTACGGTCATATGGCTGGAGATATGGTCCTTGAAAAGGTGGCCAGACTTTTTGAATCAACTTTTCGCTCGACAGATTTTATCGCCCGTTACGGAGGCGAAGAGTTTGTTATTCTGCTGCCTCATACCAATGAAAGGCATGCTCATATGCTGGCGAAAAGAGTTATAAAGAAGATCGCGGCAACGACAATGTCTTATCAGGACAAGAGTTTCAGCGTAACTGCGAGTATCGGCGTTTCGTCCGCGCGGCCCGGAAGTTTTGAAAAGAATAATGAAATTATCCGCAAGGCTGATGAAGCTCTCTACGAAGCAAAGGCGCAAGGCCGTAACAGAGTAGTCGTTTCGTCTGCGCGGCCTAAGCTTAGAATAATGTAA
- a CDS encoding SpoIIE family protein phosphatase, whose translation MTYAAINEQLLTEHKISVLLIDDQPMVGEAVRRMLEGEEDIDFHFVSDPTQAIPTAESLQPTVILQDLVMPEIDGMTMVKFMRVNSKLKDIPLIVLSTKEEATTKAEAFALGANDYLVKLPDRIELLARIRYHSKGYINLLQRNEAYKQLLESRDEMRKELAVAADYVTSLLPDPMFEGEIKADWRFIPSASLGGDSFGYHWLDDDHFAMYLLDVCDHGVGSALLSVSAMNVLRSQTLPDTDFLKPDNVLVSLNNSFQMDQQNNLYFTMWYGVYCKSERTLTYSSGGHPPALLFNGSETHQLRTPGMIVGGMPDMTYTSDSVTIAPGARFFLYSDGVYELQKVSDGKMWEFDEYTRFMAGTDGPLGTPIDQLIKHTRALQGEEMYEDDFSMVEFVFE comes from the coding sequence ATGACCTATGCGGCGATTAACGAACAACTCCTTACCGAGCACAAGATAAGTGTTTTACTGATCGATGATCAGCCTATGGTCGGCGAAGCGGTGCGCAGAATGCTGGAGGGAGAGGAAGATATAGATTTCCATTTTGTAAGCGACCCTACTCAGGCTATTCCCACTGCGGAAAGTCTACAGCCCACAGTCATTTTGCAGGATCTTGTCATGCCTGAAATTGACGGTATGACTATGGTGAAATTCATGAGGGTCAATTCAAAGCTTAAAGACATCCCGCTTATCGTGCTTTCCACCAAAGAAGAGGCAACTACCAAAGCTGAAGCGTTTGCCCTCGGTGCCAATGACTATCTGGTCAAACTGCCGGACCGCATTGAACTGCTGGCCCGCATCAGATATCACTCAAAGGGTTACATCAACCTACTGCAAAGAAACGAAGCATATAAACAGCTTCTGGAAAGCAGAGATGAAATGCGCAAAGAGCTGGCTGTAGCTGCTGACTATGTTACCTCCCTGCTGCCTGATCCCATGTTTGAAGGAGAAATCAAGGCCGACTGGCGTTTCATCCCTTCCGCCTCACTCGGCGGAGACTCTTTCGGTTACCACTGGCTCGATGATGATCATTTTGCCATGTATCTGCTTGATGTCTGTGATCACGGGGTAGGTTCGGCTTTGCTTTCTGTCTCCGCCATGAATGTGCTCCGCTCTCAGACACTGCCGGATACTGATTTCCTTAAACCGGACAATGTGCTGGTGTCTCTGAACAATTCATTCCAGATGGACCAGCAGAATAACCTGTACTTTACCATGTGGTACGGAGTGTACTGTAAATCTGAGCGCACCCTGACCTATTCCAGCGGCGGGCATCCTCCGGCTTTGCTCTTCAACGGAAGTGAAACACACCAGCTGCGCACACCGGGTATGATTGTGGGCGGCATGCCCGACATGACCTACACCAGCGACTCTGTTACGATTGCCCCCGGAGCACGATTCTTTCTCTACAGTGACGGTGTTTATGAACTGCAAAAAGTTTCAGATGGAAAAATGTGGGAATTTGATGAATATACCAGATTTATGGCCGGAACAGACGGACCGCTCGGAACCCCCATTGACCAGCTCATAAAGCATACCAGAGCCTTGCAGGGTGAGGAGATGTATGAAGATGATTTTTCTATGGTGGAATTTGTTTTTGAATAA
- a CDS encoding methyl-accepting chemotaxis protein, translated as MSIRKQFIIGCVIFCIALTVSIMWLISNYTRETLMNEYRGKAEIMLHTMKAVRKHTSAVIRPKATELLPKNKFVAELQSTSFTANGVFSRIPDQYKHELSYKTASTKPRNPKNMATGDEALIIEELDRMAAAGQRPFIGEIRKINGVDYFVAAEGEVNKPSCMTCHGDPKNAPQSMKNTYPVDKDTGYFRKPGRIECAQIAAIPLASMNAAANQTLGSVVFIGCILIAVTLFFLIFGLNLIFKPVSKITDIAKFIAEGDLQSAHIALRKMKNIAEDNFYARTFLKPGNEIGNLVSSFETMISGLSELVGEVRDSGDNVSVAGGKIRATAIQIESAVNRQAASTNEVTATSMLISKTSKDLVQVMEDVSESANESAQMAEALQTNIALREQSLIKLVDSTDHVSTRLGAINEKATKINNIVTTIARIADQTNLLSLNAAIEAEKAGQFGQGFSVVAREIRRLADQTVIAAEDIELMVRDMQSAVSSGVIEMEKFNHEVRSSVDEVEKMSSDLGQIIDQVRVLKPRFAEVSLSMGDQADSAGQISEAMSDLSDAAAGTTSSIEEFKQTVASLNYTVQSLTGAVDGFRTAKVSELYVTEKASRADSTDDGQEAEMTNSDN; from the coding sequence ATGAGTATCCGCAAGCAGTTCATCATCGGGTGTGTTATTTTTTGCATCGCCCTTACCGTGTCAATTATGTGGCTTATTTCAAACTATACCCGCGAAACTCTCATGAACGAGTATCGCGGCAAGGCTGAAATAATGCTCCACACCATGAAGGCAGTGCGCAAACACACCAGCGCAGTTATAAGGCCCAAGGCAACAGAGCTTTTGCCTAAAAATAAATTCGTGGCTGAACTCCAGTCTACATCCTTTACTGCCAATGGCGTGTTCAGCCGCATTCCCGACCAGTACAAGCATGAACTGAGCTATAAAACAGCCTCCACCAAACCTCGCAACCCGAAAAATATGGCTACAGGAGATGAAGCACTCATCATAGAAGAGCTGGACCGCATGGCCGCGGCAGGCCAAAGACCTTTTATCGGAGAAATCCGTAAAATCAACGGGGTAGACTATTTTGTCGCAGCTGAGGGTGAAGTGAATAAGCCGTCCTGCATGACCTGTCACGGTGATCCTAAAAATGCTCCCCAATCCATGAAAAATACATATCCAGTGGATAAAGATACCGGTTACTTCCGCAAGCCGGGTCGCATTGAGTGCGCTCAGATTGCTGCCATTCCGCTGGCGTCCATGAATGCTGCTGCCAATCAAACTCTGGGATCAGTGGTTTTCATTGGCTGCATTTTGATTGCTGTGACTCTGTTCTTTCTTATTTTCGGCCTGAACCTTATTTTTAAACCTGTTTCAAAAATCACCGATATCGCCAAATTCATTGCAGAAGGTGATCTGCAAAGTGCTCATATTGCTCTGCGTAAAATGAAAAATATTGCTGAGGATAATTTTTATGCCCGCACGTTCTTAAAACCCGGCAATGAAATCGGAAATCTTGTTTCTTCTTTTGAAACAATGATCTCCGGCCTTTCAGAACTGGTCGGAGAGGTGCGGGATTCCGGAGATAATGTTTCTGTTGCCGGAGGCAAAATCAGGGCAACAGCAATACAGATTGAATCTGCTGTCAACCGGCAGGCCGCTTCTACAAATGAGGTGACCGCCACCAGCATGCTGATCAGCAAAACGTCCAAAGATCTTGTACAGGTCATGGAAGATGTTTCTGAAAGTGCCAATGAATCAGCACAGATGGCAGAAGCACTTCAAACCAACATTGCGCTGCGGGAACAATCGCTGATAAAACTTGTGGATTCAACAGACCATGTGTCCACACGGCTCGGGGCCATTAATGAAAAGGCCACCAAGATCAATAACATTGTCACCACCATTGCACGTATTGCGGATCAGACCAATCTGCTTTCACTGAACGCTGCCATTGAAGCTGAAAAAGCAGGCCAGTTCGGACAGGGATTCTCAGTTGTCGCCCGCGAGATACGCAGGCTTGCCGACCAGACCGTCATTGCTGCCGAAGACATTGAACTTATGGTCAGAGACATGCAGTCCGCTGTAAGCTCCGGAGTCATCGAAATGGAAAAATTCAACCATGAAGTGCGCTCCAGCGTGGATGAAGTTGAAAAAATGAGTTCCGATCTAGGACAGATTATTGATCAGGTCAGAGTTTTGAAACCCCGCTTTGCCGAAGTATCCCTCTCTATGGGCGATCAGGCTGACAGCGCGGGGCAGATCAGCGAAGCCATGTCCGACTTAAGTGACGCCGCTGCCGGAACCACAAGCTCCATCGAAGAGTTCAAACAGACCGTGGCCAGCCTGAACTACACAGTACAGAGTTTAACCGGAGCAGTTGACGGGTTCAGAACGGCGAAAGTAAGTGAACTCTATGTCACGGAGAAAGCATCCCGTGCCGATAGCACTGATGACGGACAGGAAGCAGAGATGACAAACTCCGACAATTAA
- a CDS encoding response regulator translates to MSADKILVVEDHHDTIELLKYNLISSGYDVVTAMDGHKALEQARNENPDLILLDLMLPGIDGLEVCRRLKQEVGIQHIPVIMLTAKGEEVDRVVGLELGVDDYIVKPFSPRELVLRIKAVLRRSHEPEPKRPGKWNREGLTVDFEAHTVECDGELVALTATEFKLFSELLQHEGKVRTRDHLLDTVWDTHFEGYSRTVDTHIRRLRQKLGPYADYIETVRGVGYRFKHI, encoded by the coding sequence TTGTCAGCTGATAAAATACTGGTCGTTGAAGACCATCACGATACTATTGAACTGTTGAAGTACAACCTCATCTCTTCTGGATATGATGTTGTAACAGCAATGGACGGCCATAAAGCTCTGGAGCAGGCCAGAAATGAAAACCCTGACCTCATCCTGCTGGATCTTATGCTTCCGGGCATTGACGGGCTTGAGGTATGCCGCAGACTTAAACAGGAAGTGGGAATTCAGCATATTCCGGTCATCATGCTCACTGCCAAAGGTGAGGAGGTTGACCGGGTTGTGGGGCTTGAACTGGGAGTTGATGATTACATTGTCAAACCGTTCAGCCCGCGCGAACTGGTGCTGAGAATAAAAGCTGTTTTGCGCCGCAGCCATGAACCGGAACCAAAACGTCCCGGCAAATGGAACCGTGAAGGTCTGACCGTAGACTTTGAGGCCCACACAGTTGAATGCGATGGCGAACTTGTGGCCTTGACTGCCACAGAATTCAAGCTTTTCTCAGAACTTTTACAGCACGAAGGAAAAGTACGCACCCGTGACCATCTGCTGGATACGGTCTGGGATACCCACTTTGAAGGATATTCCCGCACTGTCGACACTCACATCCGCAGGCTGCGCCAGAAACTCGGCCCTTACGCTGACTATATCGAAACAGTGCGCGGCGTTGGTTATCGCTTCAAACATATTTAA